From the genome of Methanobrevibacter smithii ATCC 35061, one region includes:
- a CDS encoding metallophosphoesterase family protein, translating to MKFAHLADTHLGYRQFGLLEREKDFYEVFDKIIDKIIEEKVDFVIHSGDLFDSARPSPSALLAFQKGLLKLKGAGIPMYAIAGNHDIVNRNGAIPPQVLFKKFGLKLISPINTNYMHDDVFIAGLPFYPASQNKNLKSKLDELSKKAENHEKSILVLHQGIDKYFNLQYELEIGDIPDNFDYYALGHIHNYICDDFGNGKLVYPGSTETWNVSELIDLKKNGKGFIVVDLDGPKMNVKRVAMDIPREFIVKTIDYRNLGAEIDSIKNTIKDFDKRPILNLKINNIDSNLGEIYEFINRELGDLALMIRPTFNVLDREVDVDAIINDENALRPKELLIDELKEYDSEDVNNLAVELYDLLSKNKTEESEDLIRQFFNEKYNIIRDDSGEEITENKAEDGQVRFSGAIQ from the coding sequence ATGAAATTTGCACATTTGGCAGATACTCATTTAGGTTATAGACAGTTCGGATTGCTTGAACGGGAAAAAGACTTTTATGAAGTATTTGATAAAATTATAGATAAAATAATCGAAGAAAAGGTCGATTTTGTAATACATAGTGGAGATTTATTTGATTCAGCAAGACCGTCACCAAGTGCTCTTTTAGCTTTTCAAAAAGGTTTGCTTAAACTGAAAGGTGCAGGAATACCAATGTATGCAATTGCAGGAAATCATGATATTGTAAACCGTAACGGAGCTATACCTCCTCAAGTTTTATTTAAAAAATTTGGTTTAAAGTTAATAAGCCCTATTAATACAAATTATATGCATGATGATGTTTTTATTGCAGGACTGCCTTTTTATCCTGCTTCCCAAAACAAAAATCTTAAAAGCAAATTAGATGAATTATCTAAAAAAGCAGAAAATCACGAAAAATCTATTCTTGTTTTACATCAGGGAATTGACAAATATTTTAATCTACAGTATGAATTGGAAATTGGTGATATTCCCGATAATTTTGATTATTATGCATTAGGCCACATTCATAATTATATCTGTGATGATTTTGGTAATGGAAAACTCGTTTATCCAGGTTCAACTGAAACCTGGAATGTTAGTGAGTTAATAGACCTTAAAAAGAATGGTAAAGGTTTTATTGTAGTTGATTTAGACGGACCGAAAATGAATGTTAAAAGAGTTGCTATGGATATTCCCCGTGAATTTATTGTAAAAACAATTGATTATAGAAATTTAGGCGCTGAAATAGATTCCATTAAAAATACAATAAAAGATTTTGATAAACGGCCTATTTTAAATCTTAAAATTAACAATATAGATTCAAACCTAGGTGAAATCTATGAATTCATTAATAGGGAACTTGGTGATTTGGCATTAATGATTAGACCTACATTCAATGTACTTGATAGGGAAGTGGATGTTGATGCCATAATTAATGATGAAAATGCTTTACGTCCTAAAGAGCTTTTAATCGATGAATTAAAGGAATATGACAGTGAAGACGTTAATAATTTAGCTGTTGAATTATATGATTTGCTTTCAAAAAATAAAACAGAGGAATCTGAGGACTTGATTAGGCAGTTTTTCAATGAAAAATACAATATTATACGTGATGATTCCGGTGAGGAAATAACTGAAAACAAAGCTGAAGACGGTCAGGTAAGATTTAGTGGGGCTATTCAATGA